A window from Sinanaerobacter sp. ZZT-01 encodes these proteins:
- a CDS encoding glutathione peroxidase — MNVYDFTVKNNQGDMVSLSQYKGKVLLIINTATKCGLTPQYEAIEKLYQKFHAEGLEILDFPCNQFLEQAPGSDEQIEEFCTINYNTTFPRFSKLDVNGKDADPLFVWLKEQAPEDLGDEETKAFENKVKDLKPLEKSGDIKWNFGKFLIDKSGNVKARYSPAYKPEQLEKEIEELL, encoded by the coding sequence ATGAATGTATATGATTTTACTGTTAAGAACAATCAAGGAGATATGGTATCACTATCTCAATACAAAGGAAAGGTTCTGCTGATTATTAATACTGCAACCAAATGCGGGCTAACACCTCAGTACGAAGCAATCGAGAAACTATACCAGAAATTCCATGCAGAAGGCTTAGAAATTCTTGATTTCCCTTGTAACCAATTCTTGGAGCAAGCCCCGGGAAGCGATGAACAAATCGAAGAATTTTGCACAATCAACTACAACACCACATTCCCACGTTTTTCTAAATTAGATGTCAATGGCAAGGATGCCGATCCACTATTTGTCTGGCTGAAAGAGCAAGCACCTGAAGATCTCGGTGATGAAGAAACAAAAGCTTTTGAGAACAAAGTCAAAGATCTGAAACCACTTGAAAAAAGCGGAGATATTAAGTGGAATTTCGGTAAATTCCTGATCGACAAAAGTGGAAATGTAAAAGCCCGCTACTCCCCGGCTTATAAACCAGAACAGCTCGAAAAAGAAATTGAAGAACTTCTTTAA
- the ppaX gene encoding pyrophosphatase PpaX, with protein sequence MKKKTTVLFDFDGTIMDTNDIIIKSWQHTFQTLEGRERSLEEILETFGEPLRITMERVLPDFDTEKAIEIYRSYQFEHYRELIELFPGMKELIEGLKQKGYKLGVVTSRLRNSTEIGLKKYGLIGYFDTIVTADDTNKHKPDPEPIRIALEKLNSEPQETIMIGDSMFDVLCAQNAGVEAVLVSWAMATDAQSKLQDVKPEHVIEKAEELWTILR encoded by the coding sequence ATGAAGAAAAAAACAACAGTACTTTTTGATTTTGATGGTACGATTATGGATACAAACGATATCATCATAAAGTCATGGCAGCATACGTTTCAAACTTTAGAAGGGAGAGAGCGATCTTTAGAGGAAATATTAGAAACCTTTGGAGAACCACTTCGTATTACGATGGAGCGCGTTCTTCCGGATTTTGATACGGAAAAAGCGATAGAGATTTATCGCAGCTACCAGTTTGAGCATTATCGGGAACTGATAGAATTATTTCCTGGAATGAAAGAATTAATCGAAGGATTGAAGCAGAAAGGATATAAGTTAGGTGTTGTTACCTCACGATTAAGAAATTCCACTGAAATCGGATTGAAAAAATATGGTTTGATTGGATACTTTGATACCATTGTGACAGCAGATGACACAAATAAGCACAAGCCAGACCCGGAACCCATAAGGATTGCATTAGAAAAATTGAATTCTGAACCACAGGAAACTATAATGATCGGAGACAGCATGTTTGACGTTCTTTGTGCACAAAATGCAGGCGTAGAAGCTGTTTTAGTCAGCTGGGCTATGGCGACGGATGCACAGAGCAAACTTCAGGATGTGAAACCGGAACATGTGATTGAAAAAGCGGAAGAGTTATGGACCATTTTAAGATAG
- a CDS encoding Tex family protein → MILEKLAQEFHLKQSQVEATVGLIDDGNTIPFIARYRKEMTGGLTDVVLRDLDERLTYLRNLDERKQEVIRLIEEQGKLTEELKEEILKAEVLQRVEDLYKPFKQKKATRASKAREKGLEPLAVILMAQQLESGTPEDAATPFINEDLGVETIADALQGAMDIIAEIVADDPDYNAEVRSMTFEKGQITSEAVDAEESTVYDMYYEHSERISQMPNHRVLAVNRGEKEKKLKVKVKAPVEAVHEYLKEKVITNEKSIFTDLLCDTIADAYKRLMAPSVEREMRNLLTERAEKDAVKVFAKNTEKLLMTPPVNGARVLAIDPGYRTGCKVTMLDETGKLQAYGTIYPTEPKKDIAGAQKTLTALIKKFKANIIVIGNGTASRETEIFVSDLIRQLAEQGIQDLHYTIVNEAGASVYSASKLATEEYPDLDVTTRGAMSIGRRLQDPLAELVKIEPKHIGVGQYQHDINQTLLNGALSNVVEDCVNRVGVDLNTASPSLLSYISGVNSGIAKNIVAYREENGRFKNRKQLMKVAKLGEKAFKQCAGFMRISDGENPLDATSVHPESYESAEKMLDKLGIEKTEIGKGGADQIEEKIIELYPAERKKPQNGNLKGLAALAALKTEPKEAKKSLPKSIEKMAQDLNIGALTLTDIVGEIKKPARDPREGMPPVVFRNDVLSIDDLKIDMEMTGTVRNVVDFGAFVDIGIKNDGLVHISQMSNKFIKHPMDVVGVGDTVKVKILGIDHEKQKVSLTMKW, encoded by the coding sequence ATGATTTTGGAAAAGTTAGCACAGGAATTTCATTTAAAACAATCTCAAGTGGAGGCTACGGTGGGCCTGATTGATGATGGGAACACCATACCGTTCATTGCAAGATATCGAAAAGAAATGACCGGAGGGTTAACAGATGTTGTACTTCGAGATTTAGATGAGCGATTGACCTATCTTAGAAATTTAGATGAACGGAAGCAGGAAGTCATCCGATTGATTGAAGAACAGGGGAAGCTTACTGAGGAATTAAAAGAGGAAATTCTGAAAGCAGAAGTTCTGCAAAGAGTGGAAGACCTTTATAAACCATTTAAGCAGAAGAAAGCAACGAGAGCTTCAAAGGCAAGAGAGAAAGGGCTGGAACCTTTAGCCGTTATCCTGATGGCGCAGCAGCTGGAAAGCGGAACGCCGGAGGATGCAGCTACACCGTTTATAAATGAAGACTTGGGAGTAGAAACTATTGCAGATGCTTTGCAGGGAGCGATGGATATTATAGCAGAAATTGTGGCAGATGATCCAGACTATAACGCTGAAGTGCGGAGCATGACATTTGAGAAGGGACAAATTACTTCAGAAGCAGTTGATGCAGAGGAAAGCACAGTTTATGATATGTATTATGAACATTCTGAACGAATTTCCCAGATGCCGAATCACCGTGTGTTGGCTGTCAATCGAGGGGAAAAGGAAAAGAAGCTGAAAGTAAAAGTGAAAGCGCCGGTTGAAGCGGTTCATGAGTATTTAAAGGAGAAAGTAATCACGAATGAGAAATCGATTTTTACGGACTTGCTGTGTGATACAATAGCAGATGCATATAAACGGCTGATGGCACCTTCCGTTGAGCGGGAGATGAGAAACCTTTTAACGGAACGTGCCGAAAAGGATGCAGTTAAAGTTTTTGCAAAAAATACAGAAAAACTGCTGATGACTCCGCCGGTAAATGGTGCAAGAGTATTAGCAATTGATCCGGGATATCGTACAGGCTGTAAAGTCACTATGTTGGACGAGACAGGAAAATTACAAGCCTATGGCACGATTTATCCGACAGAACCGAAAAAAGACATCGCAGGAGCACAAAAGACACTGACCGCTTTGATTAAAAAATTTAAAGCAAATATTATTGTAATTGGAAACGGAACGGCTTCAAGAGAAACGGAAATCTTTGTAAGTGATTTGATTCGTCAGCTTGCTGAGCAAGGAATACAAGACTTACATTATACGATTGTCAATGAAGCCGGAGCTTCGGTATATTCAGCATCAAAGCTTGCTACAGAAGAATATCCGGATTTAGACGTAACGACAAGAGGAGCGATGTCAATCGGAAGAAGACTTCAGGACCCTTTGGCAGAGCTTGTCAAAATTGAGCCAAAGCATATTGGTGTAGGACAGTACCAACATGATATCAATCAAACACTTTTAAATGGAGCTTTGTCTAATGTGGTGGAGGACTGTGTAAACCGTGTGGGCGTTGATTTGAATACCGCTTCCCCTTCGCTGCTTTCCTATATTTCAGGTGTTAATTCAGGAATTGCCAAAAATATTGTGGCATACAGAGAGGAAAACGGTCGTTTTAAAAACAGGAAACAATTAATGAAGGTTGCGAAGCTTGGAGAAAAAGCATTTAAGCAGTGTGCTGGATTTATGCGCATTTCCGACGGAGAAAATCCGCTCGACGCTACCTCAGTCCATCCGGAATCTTATGAATCGGCAGAAAAAATGCTGGACAAGCTGGGAATTGAAAAGACAGAGATTGGAAAAGGCGGAGCCGATCAAATTGAAGAAAAGATCATTGAATTATATCCGGCTGAACGTAAAAAACCACAAAACGGCAACCTTAAAGGACTTGCAGCTTTAGCCGCATTAAAGACCGAGCCCAAAGAGGCAAAAAAGAGTTTACCGAAGAGCATCGAAAAAATGGCACAAGATTTGAACATCGGAGCTTTGACCTTAACCGATATTGTAGGTGAAATAAAAAAACCGGCAAGAGATCCGCGTGAAGGGATGCCGCCTGTTGTGTTCCGAAATGATGTGTTAAGTATAGATGACTTGAAAATCGACATGGAAATGACAGGGACGGTACGTAATGTCGTTGATTTTGGCGCATTTGTGGACATTGGGATTAAGAACGACGGCCTGGTTCACATTTCTCAGATGAGCAATAAATTTATTAAGCATCCTATGGATGTGGTTGGAGTCGGCGATACGGTGAAAGTGAAAATTTTAGGTATTGACCATGAGAAACAAAAGGTCTCGCTGACAATGAAATGGTAG
- the ytvI gene encoding sporulation integral membrane protein YtvI: MDLRKRKRFIINAAYCSLVVGIVIVVFRYAIFWIMPFVVGFSVAFVLKPLIDRLSKMTHINRKPIAAMVLLLFYATVGLLIFLFGLQVFFSIQKFTYQIPDIYNEKMEPALISGYKSLEIWAANWDPKIMNAISEVAKDLLTQLGSLVSSLSTKMLAMISGIAVWVPGMFVSLIFTIISSFFIAMDYYKITSFIVRQFNPQHQGLILDIKDYVVSSIFKFITSYALIMSITFAELSIGLSILRIENAILVAFLISLVDVLPVLGTGGVVIPWILIELAGKNYSLAIGLLVLYLFVTVMRNILEPKIVGNRVGLHPVLMLISMFVGVKLFGALGLIILPFLLIVVKNLNDSEKIHLFK, translated from the coding sequence GTGGATTTGAGAAAACGAAAACGATTTATCATTAATGCAGCATATTGTTCTCTAGTAGTAGGCATTGTTATAGTGGTATTTCGATATGCAATATTTTGGATTATGCCGTTTGTCGTAGGATTTTCAGTGGCATTTGTATTAAAGCCGTTGATTGACAGGCTGTCTAAAATGACTCATATCAATCGAAAACCAATAGCAGCAATGGTATTATTGCTTTTCTATGCGACTGTAGGACTTTTGATATTTTTATTTGGGCTGCAAGTGTTTTTTTCAATTCAGAAATTCACTTATCAAATACCTGATATTTACAATGAAAAGATGGAACCGGCATTGATCAGCGGTTATAAGAGTTTGGAAATTTGGGCTGCAAATTGGGACCCCAAAATAATGAATGCCATCAGTGAGGTTGCAAAGGATCTGCTCACTCAACTGGGCAGCTTGGTATCAAGCCTTTCAACTAAAATGCTTGCAATGATTTCAGGGATTGCGGTATGGGTGCCGGGTATGTTTGTCTCCCTGATTTTTACGATAATTTCTTCCTTTTTCATTGCAATGGACTATTATAAAATAACAAGTTTTATCGTTCGGCAGTTTAACCCCCAGCACCAAGGTTTGATATTGGATATAAAAGATTATGTGGTAAGTTCCATTTTTAAGTTTATCACTTCCTACGCATTAATCATGTCCATTACTTTTGCAGAGCTTTCCATAGGATTATCCATATTGAGAATCGAAAATGCGATTTTAGTTGCATTTTTAATCTCACTGGTGGATGTACTTCCGGTACTTGGAACAGGAGGTGTAGTCATTCCGTGGATTCTCATTGAATTGGCGGGGAAAAATTATTCGCTGGCCATAGGACTGCTTGTGCTGTACCTGTTTGTTACAGTCATGCGTAATATCCTAGAACCTAAAATTGTCGGAAATCGTGTAGGACTCCATCCGGTATTAATGCTGATTAGTATGTTTGTAGGTGTAAAGCTCTTTGGTGCTTTGGGCCTGATTATATTGCCGTTTCTTCTAATCGTTGTTAAAAATTTAAATGACAGCGAGAAAATACATTTATTTAAGTAA
- a CDS encoding 50S ribosomal protein L25: protein MSVATLNATVRNGKAKKSRREGFVPAVVYGRGVESTPIQFCNKDIIKVIKENGSRTTVRIKIGDETKIGIVKDIHFDPVTSEMQHLDIQLVDKDEIVNWEIPITFSGREQLKLKRLFLETNLSQIKVTGKVSDIPDFINIDVSEKEANEDILIADLNLDSTVKTVRPAETILAVVKYAVVN from the coding sequence ATGAGCGTAGCAACGTTAAATGCAACAGTAAGAAACGGTAAAGCAAAGAAGAGCAGGAGAGAGGGGTTTGTTCCTGCCGTTGTTTATGGAAGAGGTGTAGAAAGTACACCAATTCAATTTTGCAATAAGGATATTATTAAGGTTATCAAGGAAAACGGAAGCAGAACAACTGTTAGAATAAAGATAGGTGATGAAACAAAGATCGGAATTGTCAAGGATATCCACTTTGATCCGGTTACGTCAGAAATGCAGCATTTGGATATACAACTTGTAGATAAAGACGAAATTGTGAATTGGGAGATTCCGATTACATTCAGCGGAAGAGAGCAGTTGAAATTAAAACGTTTGTTCCTTGAGACAAACTTGTCGCAAATAAAGGTAACCGGTAAGGTAAGCGATATTCCAGACTTTATCAATATAGATGTCAGTGAAAAAGAAGCAAATGAAGATATATTAATTGCAGATTTAAATTTGGATTCGACCGTAAAGACGGTTCGTCCGGCAGAGACCATCCTTGCAGTTGTAAAATATGCAGTTGTAAACTAA
- the prfB gene encoding peptide chain release factor 2 (programmed frameshift): protein MLELDSIKSELACEIKNLNELGSPFDVAKLAIDLEEMNFKVQIEGFWDDLEDAQKTLKEKKRVETKLEEFNGLKTQLEDVEVLIQMSEEAGDDSMIEEIQEIYKDFKEKAEALRLRTLLNGPYDSNNAIISIHAGSGGLDAQDWAEMLLRMYMRWAEKKEYRIQTLDYQGADEGGIKSATLRIEGENAYGYLKNEKGVHRIVRISPFDSSGRRHTSFSSLDVTPELDDTVEVEINPDDIRVDTYRSSGAGGQHVNKTDSAIRITHIPTNIVVTCQNERSQHQNREVAMRVLKGKLYELALQEHKDKVDELKGDFSQITWGSQIRSYVFHPYNMVKDHRTGAEVSNVYGVMDGDLDYFINEKLKQKEEAES, encoded by the exons ATGCTAGAATTGGATTCCATCAAATCGGAATTAGCATGCGAAATAAAAAATCTAAATGAATTGGGT AGTCCCTTTGACGTGGCGAAGCTTGCCATCGATTTAGAAGAAATGAACTTTAAGGTGCAGATTGAAGGATTTTGGGACGATTTGGAGGATGCGCAAAAAACTTTAAAAGAAAAAAAGAGAGTAGAAACAAAGTTAGAGGAATTTAACGGTTTAAAGACACAGCTTGAAGATGTCGAGGTACTGATTCAGATGAGTGAAGAGGCCGGTGACGATTCCATGATAGAAGAGATTCAGGAAATTTACAAAGATTTTAAGGAAAAGGCAGAAGCACTTCGACTAAGAACGCTTTTAAATGGTCCTTATGATAGCAATAATGCAATTATTTCTATTCATGCTGGCTCCGGCGGATTGGATGCGCAGGACTGGGCAGAAATGCTTCTCCGCATGTATATGAGGTGGGCAGAAAAGAAAGAATACCGCATTCAGACGTTGGACTACCAAGGTGCAGATGAAGGCGGCATTAAAAGTGCGACATTGCGTATCGAAGGAGAAAATGCATATGGGTATTTAAAGAATGAAAAAGGAGTGCATCGAATTGTGAGAATTTCTCCGTTTGATTCCTCAGGAAGAAGGCATACGTCTTTTTCTTCTTTGGATGTTACTCCGGAGCTTGATGACACGGTTGAAGTGGAAATCAATCCTGATGATATCCGTGTAGACACTTACCGATCCAGTGGTGCAGGCGGGCAGCATGTCAATAAAACAGATTCGGCGATCCGTATTACGCATATCCCTACCAACATAGTAGTAACCTGCCAAAATGAACGTTCGCAGCATCAAAACCGTGAAGTAGCGATGCGCGTATTAAAAGGAAAGTTGTATGAATTGGCTTTGCAGGAACATAAGGATAAGGTTGATGAACTGAAGGGTGACTTTAGCCAAATCACGTGGGGGAGTCAAATTCGATCTTATGTTTTCCACCCTTATAATATGGTAAAGGATCACCGAACTGGAGCCGAAGTGAGCAATGTGTACGGTGTGATGGATGGAGATTTAGACTATTTCATCAATGAGAAGCTAAAACAGAAAGAAGAAGCAGAGTCATAA